A single Cupriavidus sp. D39 DNA region contains:
- the egtD gene encoding L-histidine N(alpha)-methyltransferase — protein MGSSLYWERAANGTDWRAITLGGLRGIDPDAAVTHISYYEAVAFANWAGARLPTEAEWEAAAGAGLLEQAEDVAWQWTQSAYGAYPGFRASADAVGEYNGKFMVGQMVLRGGASVTSPGHARHSYRNFFRPGQRWMFSGLRLARDLEPGPKADVEADGFEADIIAGLSVHPKTTPPKYFYDEAGSALFEEICVTPEYYVTRAETALLQSVAHELVSGIAAEAVLVEFGSGASDKTRLILDAAPQIGTYVPIDISPDALHQAAERISRDYPALQVAPLADDFTRAVALPAHVGRAPRVGFFPGSTIGNFTPQEAMWFLRSVRSLLGAKAQLIIGVDMIKDPAMLVAAYDDSMSVTARFNKNLLARINRELHGDFDLDAFDHHAIWNAQLQRMEMHLVSRIDQLVHVAGRGFAFKAGERLHTESSHKFSVESFSALAVSAGWVIDRYWLNAAPEFAIFSLTAPG, from the coding sequence GTGGGAAGCTCCCTTTACTGGGAGCGCGCAGCAAACGGCACGGATTGGCGAGCGATAACGCTCGGCGGCCTTCGTGGCATCGACCCCGACGCCGCTGTCACACACATAAGCTATTACGAAGCGGTCGCTTTCGCCAATTGGGCCGGCGCACGGCTGCCGACCGAAGCCGAGTGGGAAGCCGCAGCAGGTGCGGGTCTGCTTGAGCAGGCCGAGGATGTCGCGTGGCAATGGACGCAAAGCGCGTATGGTGCGTACCCGGGGTTTCGCGCATCGGCCGATGCAGTCGGCGAGTACAACGGCAAGTTCATGGTCGGGCAGATGGTGCTGCGCGGCGGCGCGAGTGTCACATCGCCAGGCCACGCACGACACAGTTACCGGAATTTCTTCCGCCCCGGGCAACGCTGGATGTTTTCCGGGCTGCGCCTTGCGCGCGATCTGGAGCCCGGGCCAAAGGCAGACGTGGAAGCCGATGGATTCGAGGCAGACATCATCGCTGGCCTCTCGGTGCATCCGAAGACGACCCCGCCAAAGTATTTCTACGACGAGGCGGGTTCGGCTCTGTTCGAGGAAATCTGCGTGACGCCCGAGTACTACGTGACGCGGGCCGAGACAGCGTTGCTCCAAAGCGTGGCGCACGAACTTGTGTCGGGTATTGCAGCCGAGGCGGTGCTGGTCGAATTCGGTAGCGGCGCTAGTGACAAGACACGCCTGATCCTCGATGCAGCGCCGCAGATCGGCACGTATGTGCCCATCGACATTAGTCCCGACGCCCTGCATCAGGCTGCCGAGCGCATCTCCCGCGACTACCCGGCGCTTCAGGTTGCGCCGCTGGCCGACGACTTCACCCGTGCCGTGGCCTTGCCGGCACACGTTGGCCGCGCACCACGCGTGGGGTTCTTCCCCGGCTCGACGATCGGCAACTTCACGCCGCAAGAGGCGATGTGGTTTCTGCGCTCAGTGCGGAGTCTGCTTGGCGCAAAAGCCCAGCTGATCATCGGCGTGGACATGATCAAGGATCCCGCGATGCTGGTAGCGGCGTATGACGATTCGATGAGCGTAACCGCCCGCTTCAACAAGAATTTGCTGGCTCGCATCAACCGTGAGTTGCATGGCGACTTCGATCTGGACGCGTTTGATCACCATGCGATATGGAACGCGCAGTTGCAGCGCATGGAGATGCATCTGGTAAGCCGGATCGATCAGCTGGTACACGTTGCTGGCCGCGGCTTCGCTTTCAAGGCCGGTGAGCGACTGCACACCGAAAGCTCACACAAATTCAGCGTCGAGTCGTTCAGCGCACTGGCCGTATCGGCGGGCTGGGTGATCGATCGGTACTGGCTAAACGCCGCCCCGGAGTTTGCCATCTTCAGTTTAACGGCGCCCGGTTAA